The genome window GGGAGCCCCAGCCCAGCCAGCGTGTCCTCGGGGAGGAAGTCCCCACATTCCAAGTCACCAGCAGAGCAGCGTGAGCGGAAGTCTTTGGCCGATGACAAGAAGAAAGTGGTATGCTTGAGGGCGATCCTTTTGGGAGCACCAAGGCTGAGTGATGTGGGATGAGGGATGTGGGCAGGCCTCTTAGATGCCACCCATCTGGCCCACAGAAGAACCTGGGGTACCGGGACTCAGGCTATTACTGGGAAGTACCACCCAGTGAGGTGCAGCTGCTGAAGAGGATCGGGACGGGCTCGTTTGGCACCGTGTTTCGAGGGCGGTGGCATGGCGATGTGGCTGTGAAGGTGCTCAAGGTGTCCCAGCCCACAGCTGAGCAGGCCCAAGCTTTCAAGAATGAGATGCAGGTGCTCAGGTGAGGTGGCACATTTGCGTGGATGGGAGTGGCAGGCCCGGCCTTGGCACCTCTCTGGGAAGAGGCCATGCTTGGAGTGCTTCCTGGATATCACCTGTGTTTGTGTTGTTAAACCATCATCAGAAGTTGTTTCTTTCTGAAGGGCATCCCTTTCCCCTCTGGGAAATGGGTATGTTTAGAGGACCTGTGATCATGCAGTTGTTTGGGTTATTAATGAATGGCTCTGCCTCCAAAATGTGGGTCTTCTTATTTGCCGCTGCGAACTGGGTCTGGGTGTGGGCCACCATTCTCGTTACCGCATTGCCAGGAAGGCTTGCATCTTTCCTTCCCCTCTGCTTGGACTACAACGGTAATGTTCTATTTATAGTGTTGGTTCTTGTTATTCATTAATTCTAATGCCTTGATTTAAACAATATTATCATCACCATAATCTAatcattgcttattttttataattgctaTAATATGTAATCAATACAGTATTCATCTAGTCATGCTAAGAAAGCCAGGTGTCTCCTTTTTGCTGCTATAGTTACTATGTAGTATAGTACTGTATACCTATATACTACAGGTAGTACTGGATAGCTTCTACCAACCCGGGGGATGCTGGCATGGGCTTTTCCTCTCTGTCAAATGGGCACAATTATGTTACAGAGAATAAGGTAGCTAATACAATGATCAGTTTTACAGTTGAGGaacctgaggcccagagaggttaaatgtcCTTCCCAAGGTTGTACAGTGAGTACCTGGTGAGGCCTAGATTTGAAGATGAGTCCAGACTCCAAGCTCTTTACCTCTAAGCTTCTCATGGTGCTGAACAGGCTCTAATCATCACATATCACTGGTATTTTAATCCTGCATCTATCCATATTATATTGATACATCAATGAGGAAGGTTGGCATTCTACCTTCTCATCTGTGAGATGGTCACAGACCCAGGTAATGGTCGGAGTCAGAGGGGTGGGGGATGTTAATGATTAGAAATGCTGCTGTaggcagggagggggaggggcagcaATTCCTCCCTCCTGCTTTTGTTGGGAGACTCGGATGGGGAAGCTCCGGATGGGGAAGCTTCGCATATAAGCCCACAGCAGAGAATCATAGCCCAGTAAACACATCTCACAAATTCATGAAATCTGGCAATGCTGTGGTCCTGAGTGCCCCAAAAGACAGGGTGAAAATGAATGACCGAAGAAGGTAAAGAACAGTGCCACTCCTGTTGTGACAGTAAGTCACAGTAAGTGACAGTCACTATTTTTCCTCCCCACCTCTGACATtgccctccctgcctgcaggaagACGCGACATGTCAACATCTTGCTGTTTATGGGCTTCATGACCCGGCCGGGATTCGCCATCATCACACAGTGGTGTGAAGGCTCCAGCCTCTACCATCACCTGCATGTGGCCGACACGCGCTTCGACATGGTCCAGCTCATCGACGTGGCCCGGCAGACTGCCCAGGGCATGGAGTGAGCCTCCCAgcctggggaggggtggggggaaagggTGGGGGAAATGAGGTAACCCCCAGCCAATCCAccacctgcctccacccccaCAGCTACCTCCATGCCAAGAACATCATCCACCGAGATCTCAAGTCTAACAGTATCTGTCCCTGGACTGGGGTTGAGGGGGTGGGCGCAAGGGCTTAGAAGGATGCCTCTTGTGGGGGTTCTGGGAATTACAAAAGAGGGGCATGTGTCCCAGAGCTCCTTGCCAGGTGGCAGAACTGTGGCCAGCCAGGGGGCTTTAATGGCAGCCTGTTAGTCTGAAGTCAGAGGTGTGGCTGGTTCAGGTACCGTTCTTGGCAACTCTGGTTAGAGTCTGATGTGTGACAGTTGTGGAGGGCATTATGGTCAGCATCAGAGGCATAGTGAGTTCTGATGCCCTCCGAGGGGCTTCCTGTTCAGAGTCAACAGCGGGGCTGAGTGTGGGGGGCACTAGCAGGCATTCCCTGGCCATGTCAAGGTTCTAGATAGTTGGTGTGATATTAAGGGGCTCCTGGTCAGGATCAGAGGGATGAGTGGTATAAGGGCACCAATAGGAACCTCCCAGGCAGGGTGAGAGGCATGGCTATTAGGAGTCCCTGTAGTGGTCCTTGACCCTGGCGGACATCTTCCTACATGAGGGGCTCACGGTGAAGATCGGTGACTTTGGCTTGGCCACAGTGAAGACTCGATGGAGTGGGGCCCAGCCCTTGGAGCAGCCCTCAGGCTCTGTGCTGTGGATGGTGAGTTGGGCCAGGCTGGATGGGGGGTACGTGGGGATGTAGGCTCCAGGATTGGGGTGTGTGGGGCCGAGTGGGAACGGGGATGCCTGTGCCAGGTGTGGGTGTCTGGACTCCTCACGTCCCACCTCATGTGGGTGGCTCTGAGTTGTACGCTGTGTGGCCAGTGGGATCTGGGACTGTGGACCAGCCATTTGCTGACCTCTGTGGTCCCCCTGCCTGGTCTGGCCTGTTGTAGGCAGCTGAGGTGATCCGTATGCAGGACCCGAACCCCTACAGCTTCCAGTCAGATGTCTATGCCTACGGGGTTGTGCTCTACGAGCTCATGACTGGCTCACTGCCTTACAGCCACATTGGCTGCCGTGACCAGGTGAGCCCCACACCTTACCCACAGTTCCCTGGGCTGACGGATCCCCTCAGGCATCCATACCCCACATCCCCTCCTTTTTGCACTGATGAATGCCACCCTTTCCCCAGAAACCTAAAATTTTGTGGGATAAAGACTCCCAGAATCCCTTGGGCTCCAGACACCTACAATAAATTCTCCCCTACCCCAACTTCCCTCTTCTCACATCCACAGCCCTCTGGGACAAAAATCCTCGAAGTCCAGAATACCCCGAATCTCTATACCTAGAATCCCCCAAGGCCCCCACATACCCCAAAGCCCTCTATATCCCTAGATGCCTATAGTCCTCTGCTCTGGGTACTCAAAATCCCCCAGATCTCATTTCTCCCAGCATCCCATTTCTCCCCAGAAACAGAGCCCCTTTGTGCTTCTGGAATAGTCACAGGCACTCACAGTCACCTAGGCCTTCAGGTATCTAGCAGGCCTCAGGGCCGGGGTACCTAGAACCCTCTAGGCCTCAGACCCGCACAGAAGTACAAGCTCCCCCAGACCCAGAACTCCATGTTTCCCTGAGACTCAGTACTTTCCAGGTCCCTAAGCCTCCTAGAAACTCGTGGGCCTATAATCCTCTGAGCCCCAGATACCTACAAACCTGAACCCCAAATTTGAATCCCTCTGTTCTGAAAGCAGAGAATCCTCCCAAGTCCTCAGCGATGGAGAATCCTCTGGGCCCCGATACTGACAGTACCCCAGTTCGCTAAAAATAAACCTCCCAAGCCCCTCAATACAAAATTCCTTGGGCCTCCCAGCCCCTGACCCCAGATCACCCCTTTCCTGCCCCCCTCTGCCCCCAGATTATCTTTATGGTGGGCCGTGGCTATCTGTCCCCGGACCTCAGCAAAATCTCTAGCAACTGCCCCAAGGCCATGCGGCGCCTGCTGTCTGACTGCCTCAAGTTCCAGCGGGAGGAACGGCCCCTCTTCCCCCAGGTGGGCTGGGTAGGAGGGCTGGACACCTTGGGTGGGTGACTCTGGGATGGAGGAAGACTGAGATGGAGGCAGATGTGAATGTGAAAGCTcagaggttgtgtgtgtgtgtgtgtgtgtgtgtgtgtgtgtgtgtgtgtgtgtttccccatgaggctggggcctggggctgtTGGGATGCCCATAGGGCTCTGGACacccctcctcacccccacctGCCCTCAGATCCTGGCCACAATTGAGCTGCTGCAACGGTCACTCCCCAAGATTGAGCGGAGTGCCTCGGAACCCTCCTTGCACCGCACCCAGGCTGATGAGTTGCCTGCCTGCCTACTCAGCGCAGCCCGCCTTGTGCCTTAGGCCCTGCCCAAGCCACCGGGGAGCCAGTCTCAGCCCTCCACGCCAAGGAGCCTAGCCCACCAGCCAATCAATGTTCGTCTCTGCCCTGATGCTGCCTCAGGATCCCCCATTCCCCACCCTGGGAGATGAGGGGGGTCCCCATGTGCTTTtccagttcttctggaattggggTCCCCCAAAGACTGAgccccctgcctcctccatcaTTTGGTTTCCTCTTGGCTTTGGGGATACTTCTAAATTTTGGGAGCTCCTCCATCTCCAATGGCTGGGATTTGTGGCAGGGATTCCACTCAGAACCTCTCTGGAATTTGTGCCCGATGTGCCTTCCACTGGATTTTGGGGTTCCCAGCACCCCATGTGGATTTTGGGGGGTCCCTTTTGTGTCTCCCCCGCCATTCAAGGACTCCCCTCTTTCTTCACCAAGAAGCACAGAATTCTGCTGGGcctttgcttgtttattttgtttcccGACTCTTCTCTTGGGGTTCAGAGCCGCTGAGGGGTGGGATGAGTCCAGGCAAGGAGTGGAGGTCAGGGGGAGGTGCGGACCACATAAACAGCGTCACTGCACGCATCACCACAGGCGGCACGATGAACGAGGACCACATATGCCAAGCACGGCACAAGAGGAGGCCACGTCAGTCACAGACACAGACATCACGGCAAAGGTGGGGAAGCGGAGACCACTGGCCTTCCGTGTGCAAAGGATTCTGGGAAGATGAGTGGAATTTGCATATTTAAAGACAGCTGTCAGAGGCAGGAAACTGGGGAGGGAGTCCCTGGGGGAACGGAGGGGTCCTGGAAGTGGGAGGAGCTCCCAAGGTATTGAATGAGGTTGAGGGGGCTGGTGTTGGGTGGCATTTGAAGATGTGGATCTTCAGAGGGATGGAAGATCCATGGGAAGAGGCTCAACAGTAGGGGTTTCTTGAGGATTTGGAAAATTCTGATGGGAAATAGGTGTGCTGGAGAGATTTGGGACCAAAAATAGGGTTTTCCAGGAACTTCAGGGCTCCAGGAAGGGATTTTGCAATGGGTTGCCTGGTATTTGGGCACTTCCAGGAAGGAAAAGGCCCTCTGGGGAAACCAGGGTCGGAGGTCTTCAGGAATCTGGAGGTCCTAAAACAGAAGTAGATCTTGAAGTGACCAGGAGTGGGGTTCTAAAAGGACTTGGGGATTCCACATGTGAGAACTGGATTTAGGGCCAGGAGGAGTCAGGTTTCTCAAGGTACTCAGGGATCTTGAGGAATGAGAGGTGGAATCTTGGAGAACCGGGAGATGGGTTCTCAAGGGATGTGGAGACTCCAAAAGTGAGAAATGGATTCAGGGCCCAGAGAAGGGTTGCCCAGGGATTTTGGGGTTCTCAGTGTGGGGTATCAGTCGGAGAAGAGGCTGGCGAAAGACTTCCTCAGGCTGCGGATGGTCTCAGCTTTCACCTCGTCCTGGCTAAGGCTGGGCCTGGGCGGGGCTGGCTCTGGAAGGTTGAAGGCATTGGTCAGAGACTGGGATTTGCTAGAGAGAGACAAGGTGGAGGCgtgggaggaagggggaagaggaaggggaggaaggggagagaaacaCAACGTTACCCCAGGCCcggccccagccctgcccctctgATTCTGGGGCTGTGCCTGTGACCTCCCCACCCGCCACCATGGGCCTGGACCCTAACAGGTTCTCAAGGCTGGGAGGACTCAGGTGGAGTGGGTGGAGTCCTGGGCCAGGGAGGCGAGATCTGGGACAGGCTGGGAGGACTTGGATCCAGGGTGAAGTGTGGGATTCATGGGAAGAGTCCTGGGCAGAAGCTTCTCTGAATTCTTGGCTAGTTTGATACAAAGGGGAAGATGAGCAGGGAGGTTTCCAGTCTAAGGGTGAGGTGTCCAGGAGGGCCTAGGAAGGGCTTGGACCAAGGACAGGCTGTTGAGCAAGTCAGCCTAAGGCAGAGCAactgggtggggcagggaggacgTCTGAGCTGGAGTGGGAGTTGGAATGGACCAGAAGAAGCAGATGGTTGATGATTCTCAGGGAGACTGAGATAGGCCAGAAGGAtgtggagaaggaggaaaagtaTGAGGGTGGAGTGGAAGAGCGAGATGATAGGAGGACTAGGActcaggccaggagttttagGGATGGGTTGGGAGGGGGAGGGCCAGTTTGGCAGGGAAGGCTCTGGGCTGGGCAGGAAGTTGCAGTCGGTGGGTCAGCCAGGTGCCTGGGAGGCCTTGGAGGAGGAAACTTTCCCAGGGCCTATGAGGAGGAATTCGAACAGAGGGCAGTTTCTATGGGATTCTAGCACCAAAttcctggggtgggggtgtggagcCTCTGGTGGGCCGGGAGGAGAGAAAGCTTGGGGGAAGGGCTTGGCTCAGGCTGGAGAGAGTTCGTGGGACCCCTGCATAGGACCTGGGTCTGAGGAGCAAGGGAGCTAGGGCTACTCTACTGGGGCAGGGGCCCGCTTTGTGAGCAGCAAGGCGGGGGCTGCTGTAGGGGTCCCCTTACTTGAGCTGGGGGTGCGGAGGTCCCCCTGCAGCGGCGGTGGCGGGTGACGGCACGTCCTGGCTGGGTTTCTGGGCCAGCTGTGGCTTGGGACGTCCAGCGGGGCCCGGGCCGCTGGGCCGAGGCTGCTGCGTGGTGGGTGGCCCAGTGCGGGGCACGGGACCCGCCTGGCTGGCCTGGCGTGTGGGGCCGGCTGGGCCCGGGGGTTTCTGGGGCGGGCCCTGGCGCTGCTGCCCGCCCGGTGGGGCCCCAGAGGCCTTTGGCGGAGCCGGGCCGGAGACGGATGTCTGACGGGTAGCCTGTGGGGGGCCCGCCTGacgctggggagagggagaggcggGCGGGCGGGCTGCTGGAGGCGCCCCGGGGCCTCCCGCCACTGGCCGGGATTGGCGGCCTTGACCCTGGGTCGGCGGCGCTGCCTGGGACGCGGGCTGCTGGGGCGCTGAGGTGGGACTTGGAAGGCGCTGGGGCAGGGGGCTGCCAGCTGGGGGTCCAAGGCCTGAAAGGTGCTGCTGGCCCTGCGGGGGCGGGCGCTGCTGCAATGGGGGTCCCTGGCGCTGGGGGCCTGGGCCCGGCTGTGGAGGGccgcctgggggacagagagagagagagagagtgagcacaCGTGAGAGTGAGCGGGTAAGAGATGGCGGGCTGAGGGAGGGGACTGAGACCGCCAGCCTCTCACTTACCCTGTGGTGGGGGTCGCTGCTGAGCCGGGGGCCCTGCGGGCTGCTGGGAGGTCTGGCGGCCCAAGGGCAGGGCCCCTGGGGAGGGAGTCTGTGGCAGAGGAATGGAGCAGGAGAGGTTAAAAATAGTTACCAGCCAGTGGAGCATCAGCCAATGATGACACAGGTTCCCTGTGCGCTGGGTGTTGCCCCACTTGTGGCTGAGCTGAGGGTACGCtgggttgtggggtgggggacctgttcccaggggcagggcagggaggtgcTCAGGGAAGTCAGGGCAGCAGCTGCTTATCAATGTTTTAAACAATTGGCAATCGCAGCCACATGTGTGCAAAGGTGATGCTGTGAGCCTACAGATTGTCAGCTTCATGGCACAGTATGACCCAGGGCCGGCCTCCCCACACTAGCTCAAGCCACTAGCTCAGCGCCAGGGGCCTGACCTGGCTGTGGGAGCCCCTGCCAGGGGAGGCATCCCGCTGTCGCTGCCGGGGCAGGGCCTGAGCCATCTTGTTGACCACGAGCTCTACGATGAGCTGTTTGTCTTCATCCTGGTGGTCACCAATGAGCGGCATGGAGGAGCCCACCACCTGGGGGAAGGAAAGGATCCCTGAGGGGAGAGGCAGGCCTCGCACCTGAGGCAGCAGTAACACTGTGCTTTCAGTCGGCCGAGGGCATGGCCACCACTGAGCCCCAGTGTCTGAGGCACTGATTGTGCACAGTGAGGAGGTTTGTCTGTTCCAAGGTACCTTACAGCTTAGAAGGTGCTTCAGAG of Macaca fascicularis isolate 582-1 chromosome X, T2T-MFA8v1.1 contains these proteins:
- the ARAF gene encoding serine/threonine-protein kinase A-Raf isoform X3, giving the protein MVSTTAPMDSNLIQLTGQSFSTDAASSRGGGDGTPRGSPSPASVSSGRKSPHSKSPAEQRERKSLADDKKKVKNLGYRDSGYYWEVPPSEVQLLKRIGTGSFGTVFRGRWHGDVAVKVLKVSQPTAEQAQAFKNEMQVLRKTRHVNILLFMGFMTRPGFAIITQWCEGSSLYHHLHVADTRFDMVQLIDVARQTAQGMDYLHAKNIIHRDLKSNNIFLHEGLTVKIGDFGLATVKTRWSGAQPLEQPSGSVLWMAAEVIRMQDPNPYSFQSDVYAYGVVLYELMTGSLPYSHIGCRDQIIFMVGRGYLSPDLSKISSNCPKAMRRLLSDCLKFQREERPLFPQILATIELLQRSLPKIERSASEPSLHRTQADELPACLLSAARLVP
- the ARAF gene encoding serine/threonine-protein kinase A-Raf isoform X2 yields the protein MEPPRGPPANGAEPSRAVGTVKVYLPNKQRTVVTVRDGMSVYDSLDKALKVRGLNQDCCVVYRLIKGRKTVTAWDTAIAPLDGEELIVEVLEDVPLTMHNFVRKTFFSLAFCDFCLKFLFHGFRCQTCGYKFHQHCSSKVPTVCVDMSTNRQQFYHSVQDLSGGSRQHEAPSNRPLNELLTPQGPRPHTQHCDPEHFPFPAPANAPLQRIRSTSTPNVHMVSTTAPMDSNLIQLTGQSFSTDAASSRGGGDGTPRGSPSPASVSSGRKSPHSKSPAEQRERKSLADDKKKVKNLGYRDSGYYWEVPPSEVQLLKRIGTGSFGTVFRGRWHGDVAVKVLKVSQPTAEQAQAFKNEMQVLRKTRHVNILLFMGFMTRPGFAIITQWCEGSSLYHHLHVADTRFDMVQLIDVARQTAQGMDYLHAKNIIHRDLKSNNIFLHEGLTVKIGDFGLATVKTRWSGAQPLEQPSGSVLWMAAEVIRMQDPNPYSFQSDVYAYGVVLYELMTGSLPYSHIGCRDQIIFMVGRGYLSPDLSKISSNCPKAMRRLLSDCLKFQREERPLFPQILATIELLQRSLPKIERSASEPSLHRTQADELPACLLSAARLVP
- the ARAF gene encoding serine/threonine-protein kinase A-Raf isoform X1, which produces MEPPRGPPANGAEPSRAVGTVKVYLPNKQRTVVTVRDGMSVYDSLDKALKVRGLNQDCCVVYRLIKGRKTVTAWDTAIAPLDGEELIVEVLEDVPLTMHNFVRKTFFSLAFCDFCLKFLFHGFRCQTCGYKFHQHCSSKVPTVCVDMSTNRQQFYHSVQDLSGGSRQHEAPSNRPLNELLTPQGPSLSPGRPHTQHCDPEHFPFPAPANAPLQRIRSTSTPNVHMVSTTAPMDSNLIQLTGQSFSTDAASSRGGGDGTPRGSPSPASVSSGRKSPHSKSPAEQRERKSLADDKKKVKNLGYRDSGYYWEVPPSEVQLLKRIGTGSFGTVFRGRWHGDVAVKVLKVSQPTAEQAQAFKNEMQVLRKTRHVNILLFMGFMTRPGFAIITQWCEGSSLYHHLHVADTRFDMVQLIDVARQTAQGMDYLHAKNIIHRDLKSNNIFLHEGLTVKIGDFGLATVKTRWSGAQPLEQPSGSVLWMAAEVIRMQDPNPYSFQSDVYAYGVVLYELMTGSLPYSHIGCRDQIIFMVGRGYLSPDLSKISSNCPKAMRRLLSDCLKFQREERPLFPQILATIELLQRSLPKIERSASEPSLHRTQADELPACLLSAARLVP